One genomic window of Punica granatum isolate Tunisia-2019 chromosome 1, ASM765513v2, whole genome shotgun sequence includes the following:
- the LOC116215120 gene encoding ankyrin repeat-containing protein At5g02620-like — MSNNDSPFEAAAKGGDIDMSHRLLEAVAERGDIKELYNLLGRKPDILDSIKYEAPFAETPLHIAASSGNDERTDSSSHGRAKFAVEVAVLKPSFARKLNPEGLTPMHLALLNRQWKTARALMMLEPELIRVKGKEGKTPFHVAVEFAPPQLLAELLYVCPSSIEDLTAQWETAVHIAVESSKFESFKVLFGWILKAEREHILDWKNFDGDTVLHVATRKNQPQVVSMLFPCVDRDAKNFNGKTALSIHEERRPESDEQIGRILCSRLGLPRAVYRYLQARLEGNHHTILYIRFGNIPIVLMVMLDRIIKSILELGRGGKVELGRGGNEKSREAILVVAVLIATAAYQGILSPPGGFWQDEDSSSPGKMIMSGRLLSCYLAFNSVAFALSLGEIILNLPGASASNLLIMSATFLLLTYSVAFLNNTPEQFLALRVFVLFILAFVCVFGWMTVAQALSMARYYNPQHFMDTPEKRHIRHHVGSDEPGHESQENTRGGLSGNSCEIKPGNTMPVGIEEA, encoded by the exons ATGTCCAACAATGATAGTCCGTTTGAAGCTGCGGCTAAAGGAGGAGATATCGACATGTCGCATAGATTGCTCGAAGCCGTGGCTGAAAGAGGAGATATCAAGGAGTTGTACAATTTACTCGGTCGGAAACCAGACATTTTGGATTCAATTAAATATGAAGCACCCTTTGCAGAGACTCCTCTGCATATAGCTGCTAGCTCTGGTAACGATGAGAGGACTGACTCATCATCCCATGGGAGGGCCAAGTTTGCCGTTGAGGTGGCTGTCCTAAAGCCATCGTTTGCTAGGAAGCTGAATCCTGAGGGCCTTACTCCGATGCACTTGGCCTTGCTGAATAGGCAATGGAAGACTGCGAGGGCACTGATGATGCTCGAACCTGAGCTGATTCGGGTCAAAGGTAAGGAAGGCAAGACGCCCTTTCACGTCGCAGTTGAATTTGCACCACCGCAGCTGTTGGCCGAGTTACTCTATGTTTGCCCATCTTCCATCGAGGATTTGACCGCCCAGTGGGAGACTGCCGTGCACATTGCGGTGGAAAGTAGCAAGTTCGAGTCATTTAAAGTTCTCTTTGGATGGATATTGAAAGCCGAGAGAGAACATATCCTGGATTGGAAGAACTTTGATGGTGACACCGTATTGCATGTCGCGACTCGCAAAAACCAGCCTCAG GTGGTGTCGATGCTGTTCCCATGTGTTGACAGAGATGCCAAGAACTTCAATGGCAAAACAGCTCTGTCCATTCATGAGGAAAGACGGCCAGAAAGCGATGAACAAATAGGGAGGATTCTATGCAGCAGACTAGGTTTACCGCGTGCCGTCTATCGTTACTTACAGGCCCGATTGGAAGGAAATCATCATACCATCCTCTATATACGCTTTGGCAATATTCCCATTGTTCTGATGGTGATGCTCGACAGAATCATAAAGTCCATTTTAGAATTGGGAAGAGGAGGAAAGGTAGAACTGGGAAGGGGAGGAAATGAGAAGTCTCGTGAAGCGATTCTAGTGGTAGCAGTACTTATAGCTACGGCTGCCTATCAGGGAATTCTCAGTCCGCCGGGTGGATTCTGGCAAGATGAGGACTCATCATCACCTGGGAAGATGATCATGAGCGGCCGCCTGTTGTCCTGTTACCTCGCTTTCAACAGTGTGGCCTTCGCACTCTCTCTGGGTGAGATCATTCTCAATTTGCCAGGGGCCTCGGCTAGCAACTTGCTCATTATGTCCGCGACTTTCTTGCTGCTAACCTACTCTGTCGCGTTCTTAAACAACACTCCCGAACAATTTCTTGCTCTTAGAGTTTTTGTGTTGTTTATATTAGCCTTTGTTTGTGTGTTCGGATGGATGACTGTCGCCCAGGCATTGTCCATGGCCAGATATTATAATCCTCAGCATTTTATGGACACCCCGGAAAAGAGGCACATAAGGCATCATGTGGGATCTGATGAGCCCGGGCATGAATCTCAGGAGAACACGAGGGGAGGACTTTCAGGGAATAGCTGCGAGATCAAACCCGGAAATACCATGCCAGTGGGCATCGAAGAGGCGTGA